A genomic stretch from Thauera sp. GDN1 includes:
- a CDS encoding potassium transporter TrkG, producing MRAYFPVLGVLGMMLMLFGLVMGFPLAASFFLDDGATEAYDLAILVTFATGLLVWAGSRGQRRDLQVSDGFLLVAATWLITPVFGALPLIFYLPGLSFTDAYFEAASGLTTTGATVLTGLDQLPVSINLWRCFMHWVGGMGVIVLMVAVLPLLGIGGRQIFRAETPGPMKESGLTPRIAETAKGLWGVYVVLTIACGLALWQAGMAPWDAVIHAFSIMGLGGFSTRDASLGAFDSVPIETVTIVFALLSGINYATHYLALVHRTPRPYGQDPELRWFFGVLAVTVIFLTVYLLEGGAYRDGALAFRHVSFHAVSLATSLGLATYDYTVWPMFAQLWILFLSSFAACSGSTGGGIKMMRAIILYKQVHREIVRSLHPSAVVPLRLGRQRVSDNVLHAVLAFSFMYMVSIVSLTLVLAASGMDLVTAFSGVVACINNAGPGLAAVGPAGNYQGLSDFQTWVLSFAMILGRLEIFTLLVVLMPAFWRR from the coding sequence ATGCGAGCCTATTTTCCCGTCCTCGGTGTGCTCGGCATGATGCTGATGCTGTTCGGACTGGTGATGGGCTTTCCGCTGGCGGCATCCTTCTTCCTCGACGACGGTGCCACCGAGGCCTACGACCTCGCCATTCTCGTCACCTTTGCCACCGGCCTGCTCGTATGGGCTGGCTCCCGCGGCCAGCGGCGCGACCTTCAGGTCTCCGACGGCTTCCTGCTGGTCGCCGCGACCTGGTTGATCACGCCGGTGTTCGGCGCGCTGCCGCTGATCTTCTACCTGCCCGGGCTGTCCTTCACCGACGCGTACTTCGAGGCCGCCTCCGGGCTCACCACGACCGGGGCCACGGTGCTGACCGGGCTGGATCAGCTACCGGTGTCTATCAACCTGTGGCGCTGCTTCATGCACTGGGTGGGCGGCATGGGCGTCATCGTGCTGATGGTGGCGGTGCTACCCTTGCTGGGGATCGGCGGCCGGCAGATCTTCCGCGCCGAGACGCCGGGGCCGATGAAGGAGTCCGGTCTCACCCCGCGCATCGCCGAGACCGCCAAGGGCCTGTGGGGCGTTTATGTCGTGCTGACGATCGCCTGCGGCCTGGCGCTTTGGCAGGCCGGCATGGCGCCCTGGGACGCGGTGATCCACGCCTTCTCGATCATGGGCCTGGGCGGCTTCTCCACTCGCGACGCCAGCCTCGGCGCCTTCGACAGCGTGCCGATCGAGACCGTCACCATCGTCTTCGCGCTGCTGTCGGGCATCAACTACGCGACCCATTACCTTGCGCTGGTGCATCGAACGCCACGCCCCTACGGCCAGGACCCCGAGCTGCGCTGGTTCTTCGGCGTGCTCGCGGTCACGGTCATCTTCCTCACCGTCTACCTGCTCGAAGGCGGCGCCTACCGTGACGGCGCGCTGGCGTTCCGCCATGTCTCCTTCCACGCCGTCTCGCTCGCCACCTCGCTCGGCCTCGCGACCTACGACTACACGGTGTGGCCGATGTTCGCGCAGCTGTGGATCCTGTTCCTGAGCAGCTTCGCCGCGTGTTCGGGCTCGACCGGCGGTGGCATCAAGATGATGCGCGCGATCATCCTGTACAAGCAGGTGCATCGCGAGATCGTGCGCTCGCTGCACCCGAGCGCGGTGGTGCCGCTGCGCCTAGGCAGGCAGCGCGTCTCCGACAACGTGCTGCACGCGGTGCTCGCCTTCAGCTTCATGTACATGGTCAGCATCGTCAGTCTGACCCTGGTGCTGGCGGCCTCGGGCATGGACCTGGTCACCGCGTTCTCGGGGGTGGTTGCCTGCATCAACAACGCCGGGCCGGGGCTGGCCGCGGTGGGGCCGGCGGGCAACTACCAGGGGCTGAGCGACTTCCAGACCTGGGTGCTGAGCTTCGCGATGATCCTCGGCCGGCTGGAGATCTTCACCCTGCTGGTGGTGCTGATGCCGGCGTTCTGGCGGCGGTGA
- a CDS encoding response regulator codes for MKNTQRPAPVVLLVEDDAGIRRFVRAALESEDCTVHEAASCERGRIELASRRPDLLVLDLGLPDGDGMAVLAELRAWSGMPVLVLSARSDEADKVAALDAGADDYLAKPFGVGELLARVRALLRRAMRPPQAAARVAFGEVELDLEQRRVTRAGEPVHLTPIEFRLLGLLAAAAGRVVTQRQLLAGAWGPNHVEHAHYLRVYMAGLRRKLEPDPRLPVHILTEPGVGYRLALEPFTAARTPASAPPAG; via the coding sequence ATGAAGAACACGCAACGTCCCGCCCCGGTCGTGCTGCTGGTCGAAGACGATGCCGGCATCCGTCGCTTCGTGCGCGCGGCGCTCGAATCCGAAGACTGCACGGTGCACGAGGCCGCCTCGTGCGAGCGCGGTCGCATCGAGCTCGCCAGCCGCCGCCCCGACCTGCTGGTGCTCGACCTCGGCCTGCCCGACGGCGACGGCATGGCGGTGCTCGCCGAACTGCGCGCCTGGAGCGGCATGCCGGTGCTGGTGCTGTCGGCACGCAGCGACGAGGCCGACAAGGTAGCAGCACTGGACGCCGGTGCCGACGACTACCTGGCCAAGCCCTTCGGCGTGGGCGAACTCCTCGCCCGCGTGCGCGCGCTGCTGCGGCGGGCGATGCGACCGCCACAGGCGGCGGCGCGGGTGGCGTTCGGCGAGGTCGAGCTCGATCTCGAGCAACGCCGGGTGACGCGCGCCGGCGAACCGGTGCACCTGACTCCGATCGAGTTCCGCCTGCTCGGCCTGCTCGCCGCCGCCGCGGGTCGGGTGGTGACCCAGCGCCAGCTGCTCGCCGGCGCCTGGGGGCCCAATCACGTCGAGCACGCGCATTACCTGCGCGTGTACATGGCCGGATTGCGGCGCAAGCTCGAGCCCGATCCGCGCCTGCCGGTCCACATCCTCACCGAACCGGGCGTGGGCTACCGGCTGGCGCTCGAGCCATTCACCGCCGCCAGAACGCCGGCATCAGCACCACCAGCAGGGTGA
- a CDS encoding DUF4118 domain-containing protein — MSTRRSPWPDYAKAALAVIAVALLGAPLLGQFDLANIAMLFPLAVLFAAIRLGRGPAVFAAFLSVALFDFFFVHPHFTLAVSDLQYLLTFAVLLAVALTTAELVARLRRERDTAEARAQETAQARLAVESERLRNTLLASLSHDLRTPLTALAGLAESLPLAGPPLPPAQAELAEAIRSEALRTHALARDLLDLARLQSENPRLRLDWLAVDELVGSALRARAHALRRHVLTLDLPDDLPLLQADAVLIERVICNLLDNAIAHTPAGGHIALSACTSAGSVSISVCDDGCGLPPGREQAIFERFMRTPHPSSAPPAPTGDAGTGLGLAIVRAIIEAHGGTVRAQNRDGAGACFTLRLPLPPQPELPPSEGDEPDTGR, encoded by the coding sequence GTGTCGACACGCCGCTCGCCCTGGCCGGACTATGCGAAGGCCGCGCTCGCGGTGATCGCGGTCGCCCTGCTCGGGGCGCCGCTGCTCGGCCAGTTCGATCTCGCCAACATCGCGATGCTGTTCCCGCTCGCGGTGCTGTTCGCGGCAATCCGCCTCGGGCGCGGACCGGCGGTGTTCGCCGCCTTCCTTTCGGTGGCGCTGTTCGACTTCTTCTTCGTGCATCCGCACTTTACGCTCGCGGTGTCGGACCTGCAGTACCTGCTGACCTTCGCGGTGCTGCTCGCGGTGGCGCTGACCACCGCCGAGCTCGTCGCCCGCCTGCGCCGCGAGCGCGACACCGCCGAGGCGCGTGCGCAGGAGACAGCGCAGGCGCGCCTTGCGGTGGAGTCCGAGCGCCTGCGCAACACCCTGCTCGCCTCGCTGTCTCACGATCTGCGCACGCCGCTCACCGCGCTCGCCGGCCTGGCCGAATCGCTGCCGCTGGCCGGACCGCCACTGCCCCCGGCGCAGGCCGAACTGGCCGAGGCGATCCGCAGCGAGGCGCTGCGCACCCACGCGCTTGCCCGCGACCTGCTCGACCTCGCCCGCCTGCAGTCGGAGAACCCGCGCCTGAGGCTCGACTGGCTGGCGGTGGACGAACTCGTCGGCAGTGCGCTGCGAGCGCGCGCCCATGCGCTGCGTCGGCATGTGCTGACGCTCGATCTGCCCGACGACCTGCCCCTGCTGCAGGCCGACGCAGTGCTGATCGAACGGGTGATCTGCAACCTGCTCGACAACGCGATCGCGCACACGCCGGCAGGTGGCCACATCGCGCTCTCGGCATGCACGAGCGCCGGATCGGTGTCGATCAGCGTCTGCGACGACGGCTGCGGTCTGCCGCCCGGGCGCGAGCAGGCGATCTTCGAGCGCTTCATGCGCACACCCCACCCCTCGTCCGCGCCCCCGGCACCGACGGGAGATGCCGGCACCGGCCTCGGCCTGGCGATCGTGCGCGCGATAATCGAGGCGCACGGCGGCACTGTGCGGGCGCAAAACCGCGATGGTGCCGGGGCCTGCTTCACGCTGCGCCTGCCGCTACCGCCGCAGCCCGAACTGCCGCCGTCGGAAGGCGACGAACCGGATACCGGACGATGA
- a CDS encoding PA2778 family cysteine peptidase, which yields MAVGIQAAAAADGALAIRAPRSRLSALLVLALLLATLLAGGCATQAPALLAQPPAGLPARVELADTPFFPDDSHFCGPAALATTLSAAGLPTRPEDLVGRVFLPGREGSLQIEMLAGARRSGAVATLIPGTLEALFRELAAGHPVVVLQNLGLSWAPSWHYAVAVGYDLEGGEILLRSGPMKRQALALRTFEHTWKRGGHWAFVALPPGKLAATATEAAGTEALVAFERTAPPRAAATAYRAGLQRWPDSYTLLMGLGNVLYQSGDLAGAEASFGRAADTRDQAAAHNNRARVLLELGRPAAARQAAERGLAVAGPLRDTLLGTLRAIDAAAAAR from the coding sequence ATGGCTGTCGGTATCCAGGCAGCCGCGGCAGCGGACGGCGCTCTCGCCATCCGCGCACCGCGATCGCGCCTTTCCGCCCTGCTCGTGCTTGCCCTGTTGCTGGCGACACTGCTGGCGGGCGGCTGCGCCACCCAGGCTCCGGCCCTGCTGGCGCAGCCGCCCGCCGGCCTGCCCGCCCGCGTGGAACTCGCCGACACGCCCTTCTTCCCCGACGACAGCCACTTCTGCGGGCCGGCCGCGCTCGCCACCACCCTGTCCGCCGCCGGCCTGCCGACACGGCCCGAGGATCTGGTCGGCCGCGTCTTCCTGCCCGGCCGCGAGGGCTCGCTGCAGATCGAGATGCTCGCCGGCGCGCGCCGCAGCGGCGCGGTGGCGACCCTGATCCCGGGCACGCTCGAAGCCCTGTTCCGCGAACTCGCCGCCGGCCATCCGGTGGTCGTGCTGCAGAACCTGGGCCTGTCGTGGGCGCCGTCCTGGCACTACGCGGTGGCGGTCGGCTACGACCTCGAGGGCGGCGAAATCCTGCTGCGCTCCGGGCCGATGAAGCGCCAGGCACTCGCCCTGCGCACCTTCGAGCACACCTGGAAGCGCGGCGGACACTGGGCCTTCGTCGCCCTGCCGCCGGGAAAGCTGGCGGCCACCGCGACCGAGGCCGCCGGCACCGAAGCCCTGGTCGCCTTCGAGCGCACGGCCCCGCCCCGGGCTGCGGCCACCGCCTACCGCGCCGGCCTGCAGCGCTGGCCGGACAGCTACACGCTGCTGATGGGGCTGGGCAACGTCCTGTACCAGTCCGGCGACCTGGCCGGCGCCGAGGCCAGCTTCGGGCGCGCCGCCGACACCCGCGACCAGGCCGCGGCACACAACAACCGCGCCCGTGTGCTGCTGGAACTCGGCCGCCCCGCCGCGGCGCGCCAGGCGGCCGAACGCGGGCTGGCCGTCGCCGGCCCGCTGCGCGACACGCTGCTGGGCACCCTGCGGGCGATCGACGCGGCCGCGGCCGCGCGCTGA
- a CDS encoding PA2779 family protein, which translates to MKRIQRLLAVVLSVSVLNVTTVQSAQAALVSTEEAARLATAAQAESGHARLAAALARDDVRAEMLRQGVDPALAQDRIAALTDAEATRLAEQIDSAPAGGIIGAILLVFFVLLLTDILGLTKVFPFTRSVR; encoded by the coding sequence ATGAAACGAATCCAGCGCCTGCTTGCCGTAGTGCTCAGCGTCAGCGTCCTCAACGTGACCACCGTCCAGTCCGCGCAGGCCGCGCTCGTCTCCACCGAGGAGGCGGCCCGCCTGGCCACCGCGGCGCAGGCTGAATCGGGCCACGCCCGCCTCGCCGCGGCGCTCGCCCGCGACGACGTGCGTGCCGAGATGCTGCGCCAGGGCGTCGACCCCGCGCTTGCCCAGGACCGCATTGCCGCGCTCACCGACGCCGAGGCCACGCGCCTGGCCGAGCAGATCGACAGCGCACCGGCCGGCGGCATCATCGGGGCCATCCTGCTGGTGTTCTTCGTGCTGCTGCTCACCGACATCCTGGGTCTGACCAAGGTCTTCCCCTTCACCCGCTCGGTGCGCTGA
- a CDS encoding sulfite exporter TauE/SafE family protein — MDVDIWWLAYPVLGVVVGFFAGLLGVGGGGIMVPMLTTFFLAQDFPRDQVVHMALGTSMAAIVLTSVSSLRAHHAHGAVRWDVVRLITPGILLGTFGATFVAARVDTEPLAIFFAVFMAYVSMQMLLNIKPKPSRELPGAVGMSAAGLGIGGISALVAIGGGSLSVPFMTWCNVKMQNAIGTSAAIGLPIALAGTVGYLVNGWGAPGTPALTLGYIYLPALVLVSVVSMFFAPLGAKLAHRLPVATLKKVFAGVLMLLCAKMLHSLFG; from the coding sequence ATGGATGTCGATATCTGGTGGCTCGCCTACCCCGTGCTCGGGGTGGTGGTGGGCTTTTTTGCCGGCCTGCTCGGCGTGGGCGGCGGCGGCATCATGGTGCCGATGCTGACGACCTTCTTCCTGGCGCAGGATTTTCCGCGCGACCAGGTGGTGCACATGGCGCTCGGCACCTCGATGGCGGCGATCGTGCTGACCTCGGTGTCCAGCCTGCGCGCCCACCACGCCCATGGCGCGGTGCGCTGGGACGTGGTGCGCCTGATCACGCCCGGCATCCTGCTCGGCACCTTCGGCGCCACCTTCGTCGCCGCGCGGGTCGACACCGAGCCGCTGGCGATCTTCTTCGCGGTGTTCATGGCCTACGTGTCGATGCAGATGCTGCTCAACATCAAGCCCAAGCCCTCGCGCGAGCTGCCCGGGGCGGTCGGCATGAGCGCGGCCGGGCTGGGCATCGGCGGCATCTCTGCGTTGGTGGCGATCGGCGGCGGCTCGCTGTCGGTGCCTTTCATGACCTGGTGCAACGTCAAGATGCAGAACGCGATCGGCACCTCGGCGGCGATCGGCCTGCCGATCGCGCTTGCCGGCACCGTGGGTTATCTGGTCAATGGCTGGGGCGCGCCCGGCACGCCGGCGCTGACCCTGGGCTACATCTACCTGCCGGCGCTGGTGCTGGTGTCGGTGGTGAGCATGTTCTTCGCGCCGCTCGGCGCGAAACTCGCCCACCGCCTGCCGGTGGCGACGCTGAAGAAGGTGTTCGCCGGCGTGCTGATGCTGCTGTGCGCGAAGATGCTGCACAGCCTGTTCGGTTGA
- the rhtB gene encoding homoserine/homoserine lactone efflux protein has protein sequence MSWTMWLAFLAAAMVIAVSPGPGAVLSMSTGLRYGYGAALRSIAGLEIALLLQLGVVALGLGALLATSETAFAAVKFAGAAYLVWLGVNKWRAPPEPIGEGDDAIRPHSRRQLYAQGILVNLTNPKAIVFIAALVPQFIVPDRPQLPQFAIIGATMVAVDTMVMSCYALLATRFRPLLRNPRLLRVQNRVFGGLFVGAGAMLAVSSR, from the coding sequence ATGAGCTGGACGATGTGGCTGGCCTTTCTGGCCGCGGCGATGGTGATCGCGGTTTCCCCTGGTCCGGGCGCGGTGCTGTCGATGTCCACCGGCCTGCGCTACGGCTATGGCGCCGCGCTGCGCAGCATCGCCGGGCTGGAGATCGCGCTGCTGCTGCAGCTCGGGGTGGTGGCGCTGGGCCTGGGGGCGCTGCTGGCGACCTCGGAGACGGCGTTCGCGGCGGTGAAGTTCGCCGGCGCTGCTTACCTGGTGTGGCTGGGCGTGAACAAGTGGCGCGCGCCGCCGGAGCCGATCGGCGAGGGCGACGACGCGATTCGTCCCCATTCCCGCCGCCAGCTTTACGCCCAGGGCATCCTGGTGAACCTGACCAACCCCAAGGCGATCGTGTTCATCGCCGCCCTTGTGCCGCAGTTCATCGTCCCGGACCGGCCGCAATTGCCGCAGTTCGCGATCATCGGCGCGACCATGGTCGCCGTCGATACGATGGTGATGTCCTGCTACGCGCTGCTCGCCACGCGCTTCCGTCCCCTGCTGCGCAATCCGCGCCTGCTGCGCGTGCAGAACCGCGTGTTCGGCGGGCTCTTCGTCGGCGCGGGGGCGATGCTGGCGGTGTCGAGCCGCTGA
- a CDS encoding zinc ABC transporter substrate-binding protein: MTTTRHAPILRRSLRALATACTALLLTTAAHAQALEVSTSFSILGDLVQQVGGERVKVRTLVGADEDAHAFQPRPSDAREIGAAALVVVNGLGFDDWMVRLARAGGYKGTVVVASAGVATLAMAEDDGHGHDHGHAGKAVDPHAWQDVANTRRYVANIADALAKADPEGASTYRANAERYDGELKALDAEIRAAFAALPAERRKVVSSHDAFGYFGRAYGIRFLSPVGVANNAEPTAQGVARLIRQLKAEKVPAVFIENVADPRLIERIRSESGAQVGGTLYSDALSTTAGPAPSYVRMMRANLDALRNALLGAGAAR; encoded by the coding sequence ATGACGACGACACGCCACGCCCCCATCCTGCGCCGCAGCCTGCGCGCGCTCGCCACCGCCTGCACCGCCCTGCTGCTGACGACCGCCGCCCATGCCCAGGCGCTCGAGGTCAGCACCAGCTTCAGCATCCTCGGCGACCTGGTGCAACAGGTCGGCGGCGAGCGGGTCAAGGTCCGTACGCTGGTGGGCGCGGACGAGGACGCCCACGCCTTCCAGCCGCGGCCGTCCGACGCACGCGAGATCGGCGCCGCCGCGCTGGTGGTGGTCAACGGGCTCGGCTTCGACGACTGGATGGTGCGCCTGGCGCGCGCCGGCGGTTACAAGGGCACGGTGGTGGTGGCCAGCGCAGGCGTCGCCACGCTGGCGATGGCGGAGGACGACGGCCACGGCCACGATCATGGCCACGCCGGCAAGGCGGTCGACCCCCACGCCTGGCAGGACGTCGCCAACACCCGCCGCTATGTCGCCAACATCGCCGATGCACTGGCGAAGGCCGACCCGGAGGGCGCGAGCACCTACCGCGCCAACGCCGAACGCTACGACGGCGAGCTGAAGGCGCTCGACGCCGAGATCCGCGCCGCGTTCGCCGCCCTGCCCGCCGAGCGCCGCAAGGTGGTGAGCTCGCACGACGCCTTCGGTTATTTCGGCCGTGCCTACGGCATCCGCTTCCTGTCCCCGGTGGGCGTGGCGAACAACGCCGAACCCACCGCCCAGGGCGTCGCCCGCCTGATCCGTCAGTTGAAGGCCGAGAAGGTGCCGGCGGTGTTCATCGAGAACGTGGCCGACCCGCGCCTGATCGAGCGCATCCGCAGCGAAAGCGGCGCGCAGGTCGGCGGCACGCTGTACTCGGACGCGCTGTCGACGACCGCCGGCCCGGCGCCGAGCTATGTGCGGATGATGCGAGCCAACCTCGACGCCCTGCGCAACGCGCTGCTCGGGGCGGGGGCGGCGCGCTAG
- a CDS encoding metal ABC transporter permease, which produces MTDFLISPFTEFAFMRRALAGCLALALGATPVGVFLLLRRMSLMGDAMSHAILPGAALGYLAFGLSLGAMTVGGIVAGLVVVLAAGVVTRASVLKEDASLAAFYLLSLAAGVMIVSLRGKNLDLLHVLFGSVLALDDASLLLIASIASVTLVCLALLLRPLVMECFDPAFLRGVSRWSPVAHYGFLMLVVINLVSGFHALGTLMAVGIMILPSAAARLWAKGLPMLLLLAVLFAFGSGASGLLLSFHADVPAGPAIVLVCGVVYFVSLLAAPGGLLAGRLPVRRHLES; this is translated from the coding sequence GTGACCGACTTCCTGATCTCCCCCTTCACCGAGTTCGCCTTCATGCGCCGCGCGCTCGCCGGCTGCCTGGCGCTGGCGCTCGGCGCCACCCCGGTGGGCGTGTTCCTGCTGCTGCGCCGCATGAGCCTGATGGGCGACGCGATGAGCCACGCCATCCTGCCCGGCGCCGCGCTCGGCTACCTCGCCTTCGGCCTGTCGCTGGGCGCGATGACGGTCGGCGGCATCGTCGCCGGCCTGGTGGTGGTGCTGGCGGCCGGCGTGGTCACCCGCGCCTCGGTGCTCAAGGAGGACGCCAGCCTGGCAGCCTTCTACCTGCTGTCGCTCGCCGCCGGGGTGATGATCGTGTCGCTGCGCGGCAAGAATCTCGATCTGCTGCACGTGCTGTTCGGCTCGGTGCTGGCGCTCGACGACGCCTCGCTGCTGCTGATCGCCAGCATCGCCAGCGTCACCCTGGTGTGCCTGGCGCTGCTGCTCCGCCCGCTGGTGATGGAATGCTTCGACCCCGCCTTCCTGCGCGGGGTGAGCCGCTGGTCGCCGGTTGCGCACTACGGCTTCCTGATGCTGGTGGTGATCAACCTGGTGAGCGGCTTCCACGCCCTGGGCACGCTGATGGCGGTGGGCATCATGATCCTGCCCTCGGCCGCTGCCCGCCTGTGGGCGAAGGGCCTGCCGATGCTGCTGCTGCTCGCGGTGCTGTTCGCCTTCGGCAGCGGCGCCAGCGGCCTGCTGCTGTCCTTCCACGCCGACGTGCCCGCCGGACCCGCGATCGTGCTGGTCTGCGGCGTGGTGTATTTCGTGTCCCTGCTGGCCGCGCCCGGCGGCCTGCTTGCCGGCCGGCTGCCGGTACGTCGGCATCTCGAGTCCTGA
- a CDS encoding ABC transporter ATP-binding protein codes for MHDAVLPMIHLDNLTLGYDRHPAVHHLSAEIPAGALVAVVGPNGAGKSTLLKGLAGELRPIGGRIVLPALPPGGLAYMPQRGEIDHSFPVSVFDVVAMGLWHEIGAFGGLSHDQRRRVRAVLEAVGLAGFESRPIGSLSGGQLQRARFARLMLQDAPLILLDEPFAAIDSRTVEDLVRLILAWHAEGRTILTVVHDLEQVRRHFPTALLLSREPVAFGPTAEVLTPELLARARRLSEAFDEHAHECHIEALPAVELADHAQEGVAAPHAHPGGGASDHVHPAVDSRPAATRHPYTPAPGRNHHPH; via the coding sequence ATGCACGACGCCGTCCTGCCCATGATCCACCTCGACAACCTCACCCTGGGCTACGACCGCCACCCGGCGGTGCACCATCTTTCCGCCGAAATCCCGGCCGGCGCGCTGGTGGCGGTGGTCGGTCCCAACGGCGCGGGCAAGTCCACGCTGCTGAAGGGCCTCGCCGGCGAGCTGCGCCCGATCGGCGGGCGCATCGTGCTGCCCGCGCTACCGCCCGGCGGCCTGGCCTACATGCCGCAGCGCGGCGAGATCGACCACAGCTTTCCGGTGTCGGTGTTCGACGTGGTGGCGATGGGGCTGTGGCACGAGATCGGCGCCTTCGGCGGCTTGTCGCACGACCAGCGCCGACGGGTGCGTGCGGTGCTCGAGGCGGTTGGCCTGGCCGGCTTCGAATCGCGGCCGATCGGCTCGCTGTCGGGCGGCCAGCTGCAGCGCGCGCGCTTCGCCCGCCTGATGCTGCAGGATGCGCCGCTGATCCTGCTCGACGAACCCTTCGCCGCCATCGACAGCCGCACGGTCGAGGACCTGGTGCGCCTGATCCTGGCCTGGCACGCGGAGGGGCGCACCATCCTCACCGTGGTGCACGACCTCGAGCAGGTACGCCGCCATTTCCCGACCGCGCTGCTGCTGTCACGCGAACCGGTGGCCTTCGGCCCCACCGCCGAGGTGCTGACGCCGGAGCTTCTGGCGCGCGCGCGCCGCCTGTCCGAGGCCTTCGACGAGCACGCCCACGAATGCCACATCGAGGCCCTGCCGGCGGTGGAACTCGCAGACCATGCGCAGGAAGGCGTCGCCGCCCCCCATGCACACCCCGGCGGTGGCGCATCCGATCACGTTCATCCGGCCGTCGATTCGCGGCCTGCCGCGACTCGGCACCCCTACACCCCTGCGCCCGGCAGGAACCATCACCCTCACTGA
- a CDS encoding Fur family transcriptional regulator has translation MPMSSAHSHPVAASARELIVAHGGRVTRTRIAVIETLQRSAHPLSHDEIGAALDAAGIVHDRVTLYRALEWLVEQGIAQRIAGGERAWRFEIRREDTHRHAHFHCDRCGQIVCLEDVPAAPSPALPAGFEFDRAELVLHGACADCGLQRIKDGAR, from the coding sequence CTGCCGATGAGCAGCGCCCACTCCCATCCGGTCGCGGCGAGCGCGCGCGAGCTGATCGTCGCCCACGGCGGCCGGGTCACCCGTACGCGGATCGCGGTGATCGAGACCCTGCAGCGCTCGGCGCACCCGCTGTCGCACGACGAGATCGGCGCCGCGCTCGACGCCGCCGGCATCGTCCACGACCGCGTCACCCTGTACCGCGCGCTGGAATGGCTGGTCGAGCAGGGCATCGCCCAGCGCATCGCCGGTGGCGAGCGCGCCTGGCGCTTCGAGATCCGGCGCGAGGACACGCACCGCCACGCGCACTTCCATTGCGACCGCTGCGGCCAGATCGTGTGCCTGGAAGACGTTCCCGCCGCGCCCAGCCCGGCGCTGCCCGCCGGCTTCGAGTTCGATCGCGCGGAACTGGTGCTGCACGGCGCCTGCGCCGACTGCGGCCTCCAGCGCATCAAGGACGGCGCGCGATGA